The following proteins are co-located in the Methylocystis sp. ATCC 49242 genome:
- a CDS encoding TolC family protein, whose product MLAPPEIVEEQAKLATTGATFETPQELRELPELPLRPSWQDILFRAFLANGDLESAYFNWKGALIQVNQAAAWPNSRVALGYSYMFSRENMKAWDRMTISAGFDPSMNLQLPIKVEAAGRVAFEAARETGERFRVAKFDLQRRVLNAYLDLALAAERARIERDNVNLLKQLSASAAARAQAGAPLQDLLKVETDSELAKNNLRNLEAEVRAARSVLNGLLARDANAPLEVSGLPPPRSVIRDDARLIAMAVDRNPELEALAHQVAGRQDAVEVALLAYVPDISPSFSVNGSISQTVAAMVMLPTTLPQIQAAIDNAEAMVRSSQAVIRQTEKDRAASFVAALYFMRNAERQTSFFHRRLTPLVEQLLNSSREAYAAGTVGFADLIDSKRTYINIRRLVAEARIERERRLAELEALAGVDIETLGRPALIATIEPPPLPQYKP is encoded by the coding sequence GTGCTCGCGCCGCCGGAGATCGTCGAAGAACAGGCTAAACTGGCGACGACCGGCGCGACGTTCGAAACGCCTCAGGAATTGCGAGAGCTTCCCGAACTACCGCTTCGGCCAAGCTGGCAGGACATCCTTTTCCGGGCCTTTCTCGCCAATGGCGACCTCGAGTCGGCTTATTTCAACTGGAAAGGAGCGCTGATTCAGGTCAATCAAGCCGCCGCCTGGCCCAACAGCAGGGTGGCGCTCGGCTATAGCTACATGTTCTCGCGGGAGAACATGAAGGCCTGGGATCGCATGACCATCAGCGCCGGTTTCGACCCCTCGATGAATTTGCAGCTTCCGATAAAAGTGGAAGCCGCGGGGCGGGTGGCGTTCGAGGCGGCGCGAGAAACTGGCGAAAGGTTCAGAGTCGCGAAATTCGACCTTCAAAGGCGCGTCCTTAACGCCTATCTCGATCTCGCGCTCGCCGCCGAGCGAGCGCGTATCGAGCGAGACAATGTCAATCTCCTCAAGCAACTCTCGGCGTCCGCGGCAGCTCGCGCGCAAGCCGGCGCGCCGCTGCAGGACTTGTTGAAGGTAGAGACGGACTCGGAGTTGGCGAAGAACAACCTGCGCAACCTGGAAGCGGAGGTGCGTGCGGCGCGTAGCGTATTGAACGGCCTACTGGCGCGTGATGCTAATGCGCCGCTCGAGGTTTCCGGCTTGCCGCCGCCCCGCTCCGTCATTCGCGACGATGCGCGGCTGATTGCTATGGCGGTTGACCGCAATCCAGAGTTGGAGGCTCTCGCCCATCAGGTCGCTGGACGGCAAGACGCGGTAGAGGTGGCGCTTCTTGCCTATGTACCGGACATCAGCCCATCCTTCAGCGTCAACGGCAGCATTTCCCAGACGGTCGCCGCGATGGTGATGTTGCCGACCACGCTGCCGCAGATCCAGGCCGCCATTGACAACGCCGAAGCAATGGTTCGTTCCTCACAGGCCGTAATTCGCCAGACAGAGAAGGACCGAGCCGCCAGCTTCGTCGCCGCGCTTTATTTCATGCGCAACGCCGAACGTCAGACGAGTTTCTTCCACCGGCGTTTGACGCCTCTCGTCGAGCAATTGCTCAACAGTTCGCGTGAGGCATACGCCGCGGGCACTGTCGGCTTCGCCGATCTGATCGACAGCAAGCGGACGTATATCAACATCCGCCGGCTGGTCGCGGAAGCCCGAATCGAGCGCGAAAGGCGGCTCGCCGAACTCGAAGCCCTCGCCGGCGTCGACATTGAAACGCTGGGAAGGCCAGCGCTGATCGCAACGATCGAGCCTCCGCCCCTGCCACAATACAAGCCCTAG
- a CDS encoding DUF3141 domain-containing protein: protein MGEINDAFLRLSGDAVHYQIDFWERSILYWDTLRQRADNMIAHERAGKPPLLDFDYEMLLDARRFDRPVSYALLRITRSGDACFDRCVDPSKPPVILLDPRAGHGPGIGGMKRDSEIGMALHEGRPAYFVTFFPEPCPGQTLADVLHALRRFAEEVAERHPGKPPVLYGNCQAGWAVALLSADCEGFVGPAVLNGSPLSYWAGEEGVNPMRLAGGLVGGAWLPHFLSDLGDGRFDGAWLVQNFENLRPEAVWQKYANLFVHIDSERDRFLAFERWWSGFYFLGRDEILAIVENLFIGNQIERGKFRVCDCCYADFHRIRNPLIVFASHGDNITPPHQALGWISAVYKTTEDLERSGQRIVYLTNPHIGHLGIFVSAKVARLEHRAILESLAEIETLPAGLYEMKIHNPTGDRDCRKPQFQVSFERRKVSDIRYPAPTLDFDFARRVSETNELLYASFVSPLIQAMATPWSAAMLEWLHPMRTSRYLLSEEFCPWMPGIREFARVVEDQRSGPLPEDNFFCKMERGWIEFVSKSLEASHNARDAFQEQAFALLYGKAPPTER from the coding sequence TTGGGCGAGATTAACGACGCTTTCCTCCGCCTATCCGGCGACGCGGTCCACTATCAGATCGATTTCTGGGAGCGATCGATCCTGTATTGGGACACGCTTCGACAGCGCGCCGATAATATGATTGCTCATGAACGGGCAGGAAAGCCGCCTCTGCTCGATTTTGACTATGAAATGCTCCTCGACGCGCGGCGTTTCGATCGGCCAGTTAGCTACGCCTTGTTGCGCATAACCCGCAGCGGCGACGCATGCTTCGACCGGTGCGTCGATCCGTCCAAGCCGCCCGTGATCCTGCTCGACCCGCGCGCGGGCCACGGTCCCGGGATTGGCGGCATGAAGCGCGACTCCGAAATCGGTATGGCGTTGCATGAAGGGCGCCCTGCCTATTTCGTGACCTTTTTCCCTGAGCCTTGCCCCGGCCAGACCCTCGCCGACGTTCTCCACGCCTTGCGGCGTTTCGCCGAAGAGGTTGCAGAGCGTCACCCGGGTAAACCGCCGGTGCTTTATGGCAATTGCCAAGCGGGCTGGGCAGTCGCCTTGCTTTCCGCAGATTGCGAAGGCTTCGTGGGCCCCGCGGTGCTGAATGGGTCGCCGCTGTCTTATTGGGCCGGCGAAGAGGGCGTCAACCCAATGCGCTTGGCTGGAGGACTGGTCGGCGGCGCTTGGCTGCCGCATTTCCTATCCGACCTCGGCGATGGTCGATTTGATGGGGCGTGGCTCGTTCAAAACTTTGAAAACCTCCGTCCGGAAGCTGTCTGGCAAAAATATGCAAATCTTTTCGTCCATATAGACAGCGAACGCGATCGCTTCTTGGCGTTCGAACGGTGGTGGAGCGGGTTTTATTTCCTCGGACGAGACGAAATCCTCGCCATTGTGGAAAATCTCTTCATCGGCAACCAGATCGAGCGGGGAAAATTCCGGGTGTGCGATTGCTGCTACGCGGATTTCCACCGAATCAGAAACCCGCTCATCGTCTTTGCCTCGCATGGAGATAATATTACGCCGCCTCACCAGGCGTTGGGGTGGATATCTGCGGTCTACAAGACGACCGAAGATCTGGAGCGTTCCGGACAGCGAATCGTTTATCTGACGAACCCTCACATTGGGCATCTTGGCATCTTCGTTTCGGCAAAAGTCGCGCGACTGGAGCATCGCGCCATTCTTGAGAGCCTAGCCGAAATCGAGACGCTGCCGGCGGGCCTTTATGAAATGAAGATCCATAACCCGACAGGCGACCGCGATTGCCGAAAGCCCCAGTTCCAGGTGTCGTTCGAAAGACGTAAGGTGTCGGATATTCGTTATCCGGCGCCTACATTGGATTTCGATTTTGCCCGACGCGTCTCTGAAACAAACGAGCTGCTCTATGCGAGCTTTGTAAGCCCTCTCATCCAAGCGATGGCTACTCCTTGGAGCGCCGCCATGCTCGAGTGGCTGCATCCAATGCGGACAAGCCGCTATCTTCTGTCCGAAGAATTTTGCCCATGGATGCCTGGTATTCGTGAGTTCGCCCGCGTCGTCGAAGACCAAAGATCCGGCCCCCTTCCTGAGGACAACTTTTTCTGCAAGATGGAGCGGGGCTGGATCGAGTTCGTGTCCAAATCGCTGGAAGCCTCCCATAACGCCAGGGACGCCTTCCAGGAGCAGGCTTTTGCCCTTCTTTATGGCAAGGCTCCTCCCACTGAGCGATGA
- a CDS encoding F0F1 ATP synthase subunit gamma, with protein MRLAEIQAHIGSIHELSEIVGAMRSLAGMRLQETLRALPAAARYTEAVAAALASTLPLMPEPAAERQEGHGKKATVLYMAEHSFVGSFNTRLLEAAEGVLAPADLLFVLGSRGASLVTERGREMAWNAPMATRLTGAPEVIFRLVNKLYTLIVNGEISRVEAVYARHRQGGAPAIETRLVLPLDLKALAPKQPRQPPLLNLKPIALHESLMTEYVFAMLMEAAVESIASENAERFAAMESAHENVEKKLQQLKQEEGVARQGEITTELLELITGSDALAKS; from the coding sequence ATGCGGCTCGCTGAGATCCAGGCGCACATCGGCAGCATCCACGAGTTGAGCGAGATCGTTGGGGCGATGCGCTCGCTCGCGGGAATGAGGCTGCAAGAAACCCTACGCGCGCTTCCCGCCGCAGCGCGCTACACGGAAGCCGTCGCCGCAGCATTGGCCAGCACTCTGCCGCTCATGCCGGAGCCGGCCGCCGAGAGGCAAGAGGGACACGGGAAGAAGGCCACGGTCCTCTATATGGCGGAGCATAGTTTTGTTGGGAGCTTCAATACGCGGCTCCTCGAGGCTGCCGAAGGGGTGCTCGCTCCAGCAGACTTGCTGTTCGTGTTGGGATCGCGCGGCGCGTCGCTCGTGACAGAGCGGGGCAGAGAAATGGCCTGGAACGCGCCGATGGCGACGCGTCTAACCGGCGCGCCGGAAGTCATCTTTCGGCTGGTCAATAAACTATACACTTTGATTGTAAATGGTGAAATATCGCGGGTTGAAGCCGTATACGCACGCCACCGCCAGGGAGGCGCGCCTGCGATTGAAACACGTTTGGTGTTGCCTCTCGATCTGAAGGCGCTTGCGCCTAAGCAACCGCGCCAGCCGCCGCTTCTCAACTTGAAGCCGATCGCCCTGCATGAATCGCTGATGACCGAATATGTCTTCGCCATGCTCATGGAGGCGGCCGTCGAATCCATCGCAAGCGAGAATGCTGAACGTTTTGCGGCCATGGAATCAGCCCATGAAAACGTCGAGAAAAAGCTCCAACAGCTCAAGCAAGAGGAGGGCGTCGCGCGGCAAGGCGAAATAACGACCGAACTCCTGGAGCTGATCACCGGATCTGATGCGTTGGCAAAAAGCTAA
- a CDS encoding F0F1 ATP synthase subunit alpha — protein MTELSADLRDWADISRAKIRQIELEPRLEQIGRVEKVGDGVATVSGLPHTRLDELLIFEGGVRGLAVDLGEDLIGCMLLGDMGRIASGGIVRGTGEVARTPVGYSLLGRMVDALGAPLDDKGPIPDTSTAPTERPAPTIIDRALVTRPLATGILAIDAMIPIGRGQRELIIGDRGTGKTAIAVDSMINQRNSDVLCIYASIGQKASSVAQVVDALRRYGAPERCLFVVGEANSPPGLQWLTPYSACTMAEYFVERGHDVLLVIDDLTKHAAAYRQISLLLRRPPGREAYPGDVFYIHSRLLERAARLAPERGGGSLTALPIAETQAGNISAYIPTNLISITDGQIYLDPRLFYEDQKPAVDIGKSVSRVGGKTQAPVLKGLSASLRLEYAQFLELEVFTRFGTMVDERTRKTIEHGRRIRAVLAQAQFAPLALGEEVALLLALNAGVLDKLKPEEVKKFRSRLGPWLAQHCPEALSLDERSEALSEDLRNRLHHVLELLASAPERQDEQ, from the coding sequence ATGACCGAGCTTTCGGCGGATTTGCGTGATTGGGCGGACATCAGCCGCGCCAAAATCCGGCAGATCGAACTGGAGCCACGGCTCGAGCAAATCGGCCGTGTCGAAAAGGTCGGCGACGGAGTCGCCACGGTCTCAGGGCTGCCGCACACGCGCCTCGATGAACTTCTGATTTTTGAGGGCGGCGTACGCGGGCTGGCAGTGGACCTCGGTGAAGACCTGATAGGCTGCATGCTGCTCGGCGACATGGGTCGTATCGCCTCGGGCGGAATCGTCCGCGGAACCGGAGAGGTCGCACGCACGCCTGTCGGTTATTCGCTTCTCGGCCGCATGGTCGACGCCCTTGGCGCCCCGCTCGATGACAAGGGCCCCATCCCCGATACTTCGACAGCGCCGACCGAGCGGCCGGCTCCGACCATCATTGACCGCGCCCTGGTCACCCGTCCCCTCGCGACTGGAATATTGGCGATCGACGCGATGATCCCGATAGGGCGAGGACAGCGCGAGCTCATTATCGGCGACCGCGGCACGGGGAAGACGGCGATTGCGGTCGATTCGATGATAAACCAACGCAATAGCGACGTGCTGTGCATCTATGCGTCGATCGGACAAAAAGCCTCATCGGTTGCGCAGGTTGTCGACGCCCTTCGACGCTACGGCGCGCCGGAACGCTGTCTGTTTGTCGTGGGCGAAGCTAATTCCCCTCCTGGTCTCCAGTGGCTCACGCCATATTCCGCCTGCACGATGGCCGAATATTTTGTCGAGCGGGGGCACGATGTGTTGCTTGTGATCGACGACCTCACAAAGCATGCGGCGGCCTACCGGCAGATCTCACTCTTGCTGCGGCGGCCGCCTGGCCGCGAGGCCTACCCTGGAGACGTTTTCTACATTCATTCCCGGCTTCTCGAGCGGGCGGCCAGGCTTGCGCCGGAGCGTGGGGGCGGCTCCTTGACGGCCTTGCCGATCGCCGAGACTCAGGCCGGCAACATCAGCGCCTATATCCCCACAAACCTCATCTCGATTACCGACGGGCAGATCTATCTTGATCCACGTCTGTTTTACGAAGACCAAAAGCCCGCCGTCGATATTGGCAAAAGCGTTTCCCGCGTGGGGGGCAAGACCCAGGCCCCCGTACTCAAAGGGCTGTCAGCAAGCTTGCGGCTCGAATACGCCCAGTTTTTAGAGCTCGAGGTCTTCACCCGCTTTGGCACAATGGTGGATGAGCGGACCCGAAAGACGATTGAACACGGGCGAAGAATCCGCGCCGTGCTCGCGCAGGCTCAGTTTGCGCCATTAGCGCTCGGCGAAGAAGTGGCGCTGCTTTTAGCCTTGAACGCTGGCGTTCTGGACAAACTAAAGCCTGAGGAAGTCAAAAAATTCCGAAGCCGCTTGGGGCCTTGGTTGGCTCAGCATTGCCCAGAAGCACTATCGCTAGATGAGAGGTCTGAGGCTCTGTCAGAAGATCTGCGCAATCGCCTGCACCATGTGCTGGAATTATTAGCCAGCGCTCCTGAGCGACAGGATGAGCAGTAA
- a CDS encoding F0F1 ATP synthase subunit delta yields MTFDWWTLGLQTINFAILVWLLHRLLYKPTLNMIDARRQEMEKQASEASAAEEEAKRLLAAAEAERTAILGEREALLKKASATAEQAAQARREQAERDAETLLEEGRKTLADERAQAALAARSLSLDLTDEVTKRLLGEMPTEVRTEPWFEKLEGRLASLSKTERAALVDNEQGGDPAVTISIPMPVDDNTKEIWRARLRKLLGEQVGLEFDVDPNLIAGAELHFRNATLGYSWRSAFGAIRSELTRT; encoded by the coding sequence ATGACCTTCGATTGGTGGACGCTCGGCCTGCAGACGATAAACTTCGCCATCCTCGTGTGGCTGCTCCATCGCCTTTTGTACAAGCCGACGCTCAATATGATTGATGCGCGGCGGCAGGAAATGGAGAAACAGGCTTCGGAGGCGAGCGCAGCGGAAGAAGAGGCAAAGAGACTGCTCGCTGCGGCGGAAGCGGAGCGAACCGCCATCCTTGGCGAACGGGAAGCCCTGTTAAAAAAGGCCTCGGCCACGGCTGAGCAGGCTGCCCAGGCAAGACGGGAACAAGCCGAACGCGACGCCGAGACTCTTCTTGAAGAGGGGCGTAAAACGCTCGCGGATGAGCGCGCGCAAGCGGCTTTAGCCGCCCGGAGCCTATCGCTTGATTTAACGGACGAGGTTACAAAGCGTCTCCTAGGCGAGATGCCCACTGAGGTGAGAACAGAACCCTGGTTTGAAAAACTAGAGGGACGGCTCGCTTCTCTTTCTAAGACGGAAAGAGCGGCGCTCGTCGATAATGAGCAGGGGGGCGACCCTGCTGTCACGATCAGCATCCCTATGCCTGTCGACGACAACACCAAAGAGATTTGGCGCGCGCGGCTTCGTAAGTTGCTCGGAGAACAGGTCGGCCTTGAATTCGATGTGGACCCCAACCTCATCGCCGGCGCCGAACTCCATTTCCGTAACGCGACTTTGGGCTATTCGTGGCGAAGCGCTTTCGGCGCGATTCGATCGGAGCTAACCAGGACATGA
- a CDS encoding F0F1 ATP synthase subunit C, producing MDPKIISIIGASIAVSMGAVGPALAEGRAVAAAMEAIARQPEAAGVISRTLFVGLAMIETMAIYCLVIALLLLFANPYAG from the coding sequence ATGGACCCGAAAATCATCAGCATCATCGGCGCCTCAATCGCTGTTTCCATGGGGGCAGTAGGCCCCGCCTTGGCTGAAGGGCGAGCGGTCGCGGCGGCAATGGAAGCGATCGCCCGACAGCCCGAAGCGGCCGGGGTCATTTCGCGGACGCTTTTCGTCGGCCTCGCGATGATCGAAACAATGGCGATCTATTGCCTTGTCATCGCACTGCTGCTGCTGTTCGCCAATCCCTACGCAGGATAA
- a CDS encoding F0F1 ATP synthase subunit A codes for MALTRQSALYLLRSFVQGRARICFAFAVAFLLMFQTGSFSQQASFGECFGPNLQHRIEACGSIIAGRRESKSNRIAAYLNRGEAYRAAGDLDRAIADVEHALQLDPKSAQAYADRAALFYDKGARERAITDYTQALAFQPRFVLALLRRAEAFRAGKQWDAAIADYRRVLDIDPTQVEAYVGRGDAYLAKGDVDRALSDVTEAIGRAPKSAELYWKRGTLFRSKGELDNALRDFSEAIQLNPELLQARVDRADMYRAQGNLPLARQDLEAALRVDPEFRPAIEASATLSKLVEAQKAVRPPARKHSPLESAVIFQIGPVPITRPVVTTWAIMLALSIGSWLVTRSLPSVPDRRAAVLELIVIGVMRQIEDVLQKDPRPYLSLLGTLFIFLVAANLSSLIPGAEAPTSKLETPAALALIVFFSVHYFGIRSRGLLKYLASFAEPKLIMLPLNIVSEVTRTFSLMVRLFGNVMSGEFMIALVVSLAGLFVPVPLMLLEGLLGIIQAYIFTVLATVFIGAAIGSIEKG; via the coding sequence ATGGCCCTTACTCGGCAAAGCGCACTCTATCTTTTGCGTAGCTTTGTACAAGGGCGAGCGCGAATTTGCTTCGCTTTTGCCGTGGCCTTCCTCTTAATGTTCCAGACTGGGAGCTTTTCCCAGCAGGCCAGCTTCGGAGAATGTTTCGGCCCAAATCTGCAACATCGCATAGAAGCGTGCGGCAGTATTATCGCCGGGCGGCGTGAGAGCAAAAGCAACCGGATTGCGGCGTACCTAAATCGCGGCGAAGCTTATCGCGCGGCGGGAGACCTCGACCGCGCCATCGCCGATGTGGAACACGCGCTGCAACTTGACCCGAAATCGGCTCAGGCCTACGCCGACAGGGCGGCCTTGTTTTATGACAAGGGCGCCCGTGAGCGCGCCATCACGGACTACACCCAGGCGTTAGCGTTTCAACCGCGCTTCGTCCTTGCGCTCCTGCGCCGAGCAGAGGCTTTTCGGGCCGGAAAGCAATGGGACGCCGCCATCGCCGACTATCGGCGGGTTCTCGACATCGATCCTACACAGGTCGAAGCTTACGTTGGCCGCGGCGACGCTTATCTTGCCAAGGGCGACGTCGACCGGGCGCTTTCTGACGTCACCGAGGCCATCGGGCGGGCTCCAAAATCGGCTGAGCTTTACTGGAAGCGTGGGACGCTCTTTCGCTCGAAGGGAGAACTCGACAACGCCCTGCGGGACTTTTCGGAGGCCATCCAGCTCAATCCGGAACTTCTTCAAGCCCGCGTCGACCGCGCCGATATGTATCGCGCGCAAGGTAATTTGCCGCTCGCCCGGCAGGATCTCGAGGCTGCGCTCAGAGTTGATCCTGAATTTCGCCCGGCCATTGAGGCGTCTGCAACGCTTTCTAAGCTCGTCGAAGCACAGAAAGCTGTCCGACCGCCGGCTCGAAAACATTCCCCCCTCGAGAGCGCGGTTATTTTCCAGATCGGACCGGTTCCCATCACCCGCCCAGTCGTGACGACATGGGCGATCATGCTGGCGCTCTCCATCGGCTCGTGGCTTGTAACGCGCAGCTTGCCTTCCGTGCCCGATAGGCGCGCGGCGGTGCTGGAGCTCATCGTCATTGGCGTCATGCGGCAAATCGAGGACGTGCTGCAGAAAGACCCCAGACCCTACCTCTCTCTGCTCGGGACCCTGTTCATATTCCTCGTGGCTGCCAATCTATCCTCTCTGATCCCGGGGGCCGAAGCGCCGACAAGCAAGCTGGAAACGCCGGCGGCGCTTGCTCTCATCGTGTTCTTTTCGGTGCATTACTTCGGGATCAGGAGCCGAGGACTGCTCAAGTATCTTGCAAGTTTCGCCGAGCCAAAACTCATCATGTTGCCCCTCAATATCGTCTCCGAAGTGACGCGCACCTTCTCGCTCATGGTGCGACTGTTCGGCAATGTGATGAGCGGTGAGTTCATGATCGCCCTCGTTGTATCGCTTGCCGGGCTTTTCGTGCCAGTGCCGCTCATGTTGCTGGAAGGGCTGCTTGGGATCATTCAGGCGTATATCTTCACCGTTCTCGCGACTGTTTTTATCGGCGCCGCGATCGGTAGCATTGAGAAAGGCTAA
- a CDS encoding ATP synthase subunit I has protein sequence MTPEVISIAFPAAVAAISGFVFGLAYFAAMRATVARIVAGSGWMVPTTLTAARIIAVTILLFFMARLGAAPLLATFVGLLIARQFALQQRRGR, from the coding sequence ATGACTCCGGAGGTTATTTCTATTGCTTTTCCCGCAGCAGTCGCAGCCATATCGGGCTTCGTCTTTGGGCTCGCTTATTTCGCGGCAATGCGTGCAACGGTGGCGCGCATTGTCGCGGGCTCGGGCTGGATGGTCCCTACCACCCTTACGGCGGCCCGAATAATCGCCGTGACGATCCTGCTGTTCTTCATGGCGCGCCTTGGGGCCGCGCCCTTACTCGCCACCTTTGTCGGCCTCCTTATTGCTCGCCAGTTTGCGCTGCAACAGCGAAGAGGCCGATGA
- a CDS encoding AtpZ/AtpI family protein: MNEGKRKNHDHLEEAVRLRRGRRALGQQEGERPIGRNLALIGALGWTIVTPTLIGVFVGRWLDGRLASGIFWTLSLLAIGLALGCALAWKRMQSE; encoded by the coding sequence ATGAATGAGGGGAAGCGAAAGAACCACGACCATCTTGAAGAAGCTGTCAGATTACGGCGGGGCCGACGCGCGCTTGGCCAACAAGAAGGGGAGCGCCCGATTGGACGCAACCTCGCGCTTATCGGCGCTTTGGGCTGGACAATCGTGACGCCCACATTGATCGGCGTCTTTGTTGGGCGCTGGCTCGACGGCCGTCTCGCTTCCGGCATCTTCTGGACCTTGAGTCTGCTCGCAATCGGCCTCGCGCTCGGATGCGCGCTAGCGTGGAAAAGGATGCAAAGCGAATGA
- a CDS encoding F0F1 ATP synthase subunit epsilon codes for MKLNVYTPLATVLDGWDVAYLRAEDESGAFGVLPGHADFLTALTVSVVSWRDSKGTEHHAAVRGGILEVRGGDEVTIATKEAVQSDDLVTLEAEVLSAFRRAQEEDKAARIDAQRLYLAAIRQICCFLRAEGGKGARLHE; via the coding sequence ATGAAACTCAACGTTTACACCCCGCTTGCAACCGTCTTGGATGGTTGGGATGTCGCTTATCTTCGCGCCGAGGATGAATCAGGCGCGTTTGGCGTTTTGCCCGGTCACGCTGACTTCCTTACAGCGCTCACGGTTTCGGTCGTAAGTTGGCGGGACTCTAAGGGAACTGAGCATCACGCGGCGGTGCGTGGGGGAATCTTGGAGGTGCGCGGGGGAGATGAGGTTACGATCGCCACAAAGGAAGCCGTGCAATCCGACGATTTGGTCACGCTAGAAGCAGAAGTGCTCAGCGCTTTCCGCCGAGCGCAAGAAGAAGACAAAGCCGCTCGCATCGACGCCCAACGGCTATACCTCGCAGCGATTAGACAGATTTGCTGCTTTCTAAGGGCTGAGGGCGGAAAGGGCGCGCGGTTGCATGAATGA
- the atpD gene encoding F0F1 ATP synthase subunit beta, with protein sequence MNREVNDARPTGRVIAVHGSVIDLRFSPEHLPIINEAVSIQWDLGAPVIAEVQQHLNASTVRAVALENTAGLKRGTPARALSSPIQVPVGTPVLGRLLGALGEPADNGPAFPLDIERRPIHRAPPEISRRGSSLEIFRTGIKAIDLLAPLVKGGKAAMFGGAGVGKTVLIMELIRTTVELHSGISVFGGIGERSREGHELLLELGQSGVLKQTALVFGQMNEPPGARWRAGLTALAIAEYFRDTAHENVLLLVDNVYRLVQAGGEVSGLLGRLPSRVGYQPTLSTEIAEFEERIASVAGAAITSIQAVYVPADDFTDPAVAEIFSHLDSSIVLSRDMASEGMYPAIDPLASTSSLLDPRLVGDVHYRTAQDVRSAIAHYRELQEIIALLGIEELSASDRSTVKRARRLMRFLTQPFLATVSFTGMPGRSIELEATLAGCRAILKGETDDWAESSLYMVGDITEARGKEATMRSAK encoded by the coding sequence ATGAATCGAGAAGTCAATGACGCCCGACCGACCGGACGCGTGATCGCGGTGCACGGGTCGGTGATAGACCTGCGGTTCTCGCCCGAGCATCTTCCGATCATAAACGAAGCGGTGTCCATCCAATGGGACCTTGGCGCTCCCGTTATTGCGGAAGTCCAGCAGCATCTAAATGCGAGCACCGTTCGCGCCGTCGCATTAGAGAATACGGCGGGCCTGAAGCGCGGGACCCCCGCACGCGCTCTGAGCTCTCCAATCCAAGTGCCCGTCGGAACCCCCGTGCTCGGAAGGCTCCTCGGCGCTTTGGGCGAGCCCGCTGACAATGGGCCGGCTTTCCCACTCGATATTGAACGACGCCCCATTCATAGGGCTCCTCCAGAAATTTCCAGGCGCGGGAGCAGCCTGGAGATTTTCCGCACTGGCATTAAAGCCATTGATCTCCTTGCCCCACTGGTAAAGGGCGGCAAGGCGGCGATGTTCGGCGGCGCAGGAGTTGGCAAGACAGTCTTGATCATGGAGCTTATACGAACGACTGTCGAGCTGCATTCTGGCATCTCGGTATTCGGCGGCATTGGCGAGCGCTCGCGCGAAGGCCATGAGCTACTCCTGGAACTTGGCCAATCTGGCGTGCTGAAACAGACTGCGCTCGTGTTCGGGCAGATGAACGAACCGCCCGGAGCGCGTTGGCGCGCCGGACTCACTGCGCTCGCCATCGCCGAGTATTTCCGAGACACCGCCCATGAAAACGTTCTGCTTCTCGTCGACAATGTATATCGTCTAGTCCAAGCAGGAGGAGAAGTTTCTGGGCTGCTCGGGCGGCTTCCTTCCCGCGTCGGCTACCAACCGACGTTGTCGACTGAGATTGCTGAATTCGAAGAGCGAATCGCTTCGGTTGCTGGGGCCGCCATTACATCGATCCAAGCCGTCTATGTGCCAGCAGACGATTTTACCGATCCGGCTGTCGCGGAAATATTTAGCCACCTGGACTCTTCCATTGTTCTTTCCCGCGACATGGCGAGCGAGGGAATGTACCCGGCGATAGATCCTTTAGCCTCCACCTCGAGCCTCCTTGACCCCAGGTTGGTTGGCGACGTCCATTACAGAACCGCGCAGGATGTCCGCAGCGCGATTGCACATTACCGTGAGCTTCAGGAGATTATCGCTCTGCTCGGTATCGAAGAGCTAAGCGCGTCTGATCGCAGCACGGTCAAAAGAGCCCGCCGTCTCATGCGTTTTCTAACCCAACCGTTTCTCGCCACGGTGAGTTTTACCGGAATGCCTGGCCGATCGATTGAGCTTGAGGCGACGCTTGCTGGATGTCGCGCAATCCTAAAGGGCGAGACCGATGACTGGGCTGAAAGCTCACTCTACATGGTGGGCGATATCACAGAGGCGCGTGGGAAAGAGGCGACAATGAGAAGCGCAAAATGA